From the genome of Ectobacillus sp. JY-23, one region includes:
- the racE gene encoding glutamate racemase, whose translation MYSQYAASTDRKWGDVLNKAIGVLDSGVGGLTVAREIIRQLPKERIIYVGDTARCPYGPRPQEEVRTFTWEMTDYLLSQDIKMLVIACNTATSVVLKEMQERLPIPVVGVIHPGARTALKVTRNYHVGVIGTIGTIESGAYTDALRSINSRVEVEGLACPPFVPLVENGEFDSPRAQAIVAETLQPLKETDIDTLILGCTHYPILGHVIQQVMGKQVKLISSGDETAREVSTILYHNHLLNTEDEGEHLFLTTGSTEKFKEIASNWFGQPIENVKHITL comes from the coding sequence ATGTACTCGCAATATGCTGCTAGTACAGACAGAAAATGGGGCGATGTTTTGAATAAGGCAATTGGTGTGTTGGATTCCGGAGTTGGCGGGTTGACAGTTGCAAGAGAGATTATTCGTCAGCTGCCGAAGGAACGAATTATTTATGTGGGTGATACGGCTCGTTGTCCATACGGCCCTCGTCCGCAGGAAGAAGTGCGTACGTTTACATGGGAAATGACAGATTATTTATTGTCTCAAGATATAAAGATGCTGGTAATTGCGTGTAATACAGCGACTTCCGTTGTGTTAAAAGAAATGCAAGAACGTTTACCAATCCCGGTTGTAGGAGTCATTCATCCTGGTGCGCGGACGGCGCTTAAGGTAACACGCAACTATCACGTTGGTGTCATCGGTACGATTGGAACCATTGAAAGCGGCGCATATACAGATGCATTGCGCTCTATCAACAGCCGCGTGGAAGTAGAAGGGTTGGCTTGTCCCCCATTTGTTCCGCTTGTTGAGAATGGTGAGTTTGATAGTCCACGTGCGCAGGCTATTGTTGCTGAAACACTACAACCACTAAAGGAAACGGATATTGATACACTTATTTTGGGTTGTACACACTATCCTATCCTAGGTCATGTAATTCAGCAGGTAATGGGAAAACAGGTTAAGCTCATTAGTTCCGGTGATGAAACAGCACGTGAGGTAAGTACAATCCTGTATCATAATCATTTGCTGAACACAGAAGATGAGGGAGAGCACTTGTTTTTAACTACAGGTTCAACTGAAAAATTTAAAGAAATCGCATCAAACTGGTTCGGCCAACCAATTGAAAATGTAAAACATATCACATTATGA
- the gerE gene encoding spore germination transcription factor GerE codes for MKEKDFGSKPLLTKREREVFELLVQDKTTKEIAGELFISEKTVRNHISNAMQKLGVKGRSQAVVELLRMGELEL; via the coding sequence TTGAAGGAAAAAGACTTTGGATCTAAACCGTTACTTACGAAACGTGAGAGGGAAGTATTCGAGCTGCTTGTACAAGACAAGACGACGAAAGAAATCGCCGGCGAATTGTTCATCAGCGAGAAGACAGTCCGGAATCACATCAGCAATGCCATGCAAAAGCTTGGAGTAAAGGGGCGCTCTCAAGCAGTAGTAGAGCTTCTTCGTATGGGAGAACTTGAACTATAA
- a CDS encoding RHS repeat-associated core domain-containing protein, giving the protein MLTSSAEGLAADNPFGYAGYMYDKEIGMYYLMARYYHPVHGVFISVDPDPGDVDDPITQNGYTYADNNPVKYIDPDGHSKTAPDDYGRAMAPGGGGGGGSSNAWKFRISLPSKPHTNKTPGHWFASLRRAIKEAKKDDSVTVYLNKGLQNIIPGLKPNRPDIMVVRKNGRVDQYEVPSKTDNVDKLVIRMKQNQNLLGKRGGKFELVPIQKRKKVR; this is encoded by the coding sequence GTGCTGACAAGCAGTGCAGAAGGCTTGGCAGCAGATAATCCGTTTGGATATGCGGGATACATGTATGATAAAGAAATCGGCATGTATTACCTCATGGCGCGGTATTATCATCCGGTGCATGGTGTGTTTATTTCGGTAGACCCAGATCCAGGTGATGTGGATGATCCGATTACGCAGAATGGGTATACGTATGCTGATAATAATCCAGTGAAATATATTGATCCAGATGGGCATTCTAAAACAGCTCCTGATGATTACGGAAGAGCGATGGCTCCAGGGGGAGGCGGAGGAGGTGGGAGTAGTAATGCATGGAAGTTTAGGATTTCATTGCCAAGCAAACCGCATACCAATAAAACTCCTGGGCATTGGTTTGCTAGTCTGAGGAGAGCAATTAAAGAAGCTAAAAAAGATGATAGTGTTACAGTATATTTAAACAAGGGTTTACAAAACATCATCCCAGGTCTTAAGCCTAATAGACCAGATATTATGGTGGTAAGGAAAAATGGCAGAGTAGATCAATATGAAGTTCCAAGTAAAACAGATAACGTAGATAAATTGGTTATAAGAATGAAGCAGAATCAGAACCTTCTTGGTAAAAGGGGAGGTAAATTTGAACTTGTACCTATCCAAAAAAGGAAAAAGGTGAGATAA
- a CDS encoding AHH domain-containing protein yields MGKILYGYSCTQYLVNLILHKKRVIIYIVPRNKFLNKLAIKPFKKPFQVHHFATNKSKRYTKHFQEIANKYNLDLDAGWNKKRMIHQGRHPNAYHEYMLRNMKKIDKHAKGDREAFLRSYRSLRKHVQKNPDMLYSRYWKNRR; encoded by the coding sequence ATAGGGAAAATTCTCTATGGCTATTCTTGTACCCAGTATTTAGTAAATCTAATATTACATAAAAAACGAGTTATTATTTATATTGTACCTAGGAACAAATTCCTAAATAAATTAGCAATAAAACCCTTTAAAAAACCTTTTCAAGTTCATCATTTTGCAACAAATAAAAGCAAACGTTATACAAAACACTTCCAAGAAATAGCCAATAAATATAATTTGGATTTAGATGCAGGTTGGAACAAAAAAAGGATGATACATCAAGGACGTCACCCTAATGCGTATCATGAATATATGTTAAGAAATATGAAAAAGATTGATAAACATGCTAAAGGAGATAGGGAGGCTTTTTTAAGGAGTTATAGGAGTTTAAGGAAACATGTTCAAAAAAATCCAGACATGTTATACTCAAGATATTGGAAAAATAGGAGATGA
- a CDS encoding DUF4304 domain-containing protein codes for MEKKEFKKIINDCLLSNGFVKKGKFYYKDSDEVICSLGLQKSNYSNCYYVNVGIVIKEINPNLELPRDVDGDIRCRFYFEVDGNQIDCLPIDKLSESNVIASLEKNILELVDPSLEPEGIKKLLNDKPVLLYQTKMVVKKHLGIEG; via the coding sequence GTGGAAAAGAAAGAATTTAAAAAAATTATTAATGACTGTTTATTATCAAACGGTTTCGTTAAAAAAGGTAAATTTTATTATAAGGATAGTGATGAAGTTATATGTTCTCTAGGTTTACAAAAATCAAATTACTCAAATTGTTACTATGTGAATGTGGGGATTGTAATAAAAGAAATTAACCCTAATCTGGAATTACCAAGAGATGTTGATGGTGATATTAGATGTAGGTTCTACTTTGAAGTTGATGGGAATCAAATTGACTGCTTACCAATAGACAAATTAAGCGAAAGTAATGTTATTGCCTCTTTAGAGAAAAATATTTTGGAATTAGTTGACCCATCATTAGAACCTGAAGGAATTAAAAAACTATTAAACGATAAGCCAGTCCTTTTATATCAAACTAAAATGGTAGTTAAAAAGCACTTAGGTATAGAAGGATAA
- a CDS encoding ParB/RepB/Spo0J family partition protein codes for MAGAAILGGLGGGKFKIAGKIGNLSRRFVNPFSLVGRQTKAEMSRKTVQKIAKDMKVNGYVGPPIKVYKINGKNVIIDGHHRASAAKYAGITKVPIKRITRRNLKKTWKTTPKKLREQVYEAGGF; via the coding sequence GTGGCTGGTGCTGCAATTTTGGGCGGGCTTGGTGGAGGTAAATTTAAGATTGCAGGAAAAATAGGCAACTTAAGTAGGCGATTTGTTAATCCATTTAGCTTAGTAGGTAGACAAACAAAAGCTGAGATGTCTCGAAAGACAGTACAGAAGATAGCTAAGGATATGAAAGTTAATGGATACGTAGGGCCACCAATCAAAGTATATAAAATTAATGGTAAAAATGTAATTATTGATGGTCATCATAGAGCAAGTGCTGCAAAATACGCAGGAATAACCAAGGTACCTATAAAGCGAATAACTAGGCGTAACTTAAAGAAAACATGGAAAACAACCCCCAAAAAGTTAAGGGAGCAAGTATATGAGGCGGGAGGATTCTAA
- a CDS encoding group II intron maturase-specific domain-containing protein, whose translation MCVEKLNLLFEINLRIYIGNRKEKHKDIQFTFLGYTFRPRKAKAKSGKSFTSFLPTISKDAKKHVRATVRAWYLSQQTEKSMQNLAYKYNSAIRGWLNYYGRYGRIELSKVLQHVNLHLMWWIRRKFLKFKNKTKQAYAFLEHISTEYPNLFEHWKVGMLPK comes from the coding sequence GTGTGTGTCGAAAAACTGAATCTTTTGTTCGAAATAAATTTACGCATATATATTGGTAATAGGAAAGAGAAGCATAAAGATATACAATTTACATTCTTAGGGTACACTTTCAGACCAAGGAAAGCGAAGGCCAAAAGCGGTAAATCTTTCACAAGTTTCCTTCCTACCATTAGTAAGGATGCCAAAAAGCATGTCCGAGCAACCGTAAGAGCATGGTATCTATCTCAGCAAACAGAGAAATCAATGCAAAATCTAGCCTATAAGTACAATTCCGCAATTAGAGGTTGGTTAAACTATTATGGAAGATACGGACGAATAGAATTATCGAAAGTATTACAGCATGTAAACTTACACTTAATGTGGTGGATAAGGAGAAAGTTTCTCAAATTCAAAAACAAGACCAAACAAGCATATGCGTTTCTTGAACATATTTCTACCGAATATCCTAATTTATTTGAGCACTGGAAGGTTGGAATGTTACCAAAATGA
- a CDS encoding LuxR C-terminal-related transcriptional regulator: protein MKEKDFGSKPLLTKREREVFELLVQDKTTKEIAGELFISEKTVRNQISNEMGTLCELNTKIHTKGL from the coding sequence TTGAAGGAAAAAGACTTTGGATCCAAACCGTTACTTACGAAACGTGAGAGGGAAGTATTCGAGCTGCTTGTGCAAGACAAGACGACGAAAGAAATCGCCGGCGAATTGTTCATCAGCGAGAAGACAGTCCGGAACCAAATCAGCAATGAGATGGGTACCCTTTGCGAACTGAATACAAAGATACATACGAAAGGACTCTGA
- a CDS encoding peptidoglycan-binding protein gives MGLGYIKVEVRTGNGTLPVPVAKVVIRDSSGKVLYQLETGENGNTEAVPLHAPDKVQTLRHDNPGPYYATYDVEVNKEKFISSAVRGVQVFDTIVSTLPVDMSPVPRTFEKSNLVREVSISSHGLLNQVNRKQTVPSIKPKVLRDVAIPEYITVHLASPDSPAKNVRVKFIDYIKNVASSEIYPTWPPSAIEANIYAQITFTLNRVYTEWYRSRGYEFDISNSTSVDQAFVEGRDIFENISSIVDGIFNNFVRRKGRKEPFFTQFCNGTTSICPGGLSQWGTVPLAEEGMTPIEILKYYYPDDIELVEVTNIISVTESYPGTPLREGSQGYPVQSMQRYLNRIRANYPLIPQILNSNGVFGSDTTEAVKTFQGIFGLPQDGVIGKDTWYKISYLYVAVKKLGELQSEGEWIDIGEAPPNVVLKEGSKGADVAQLQFILNTISAFYPTVPPVIRDGTFRTTTKTSVTDFQKTFNLTPDGIVGPVVWEMLYKVYKGIDQNIQIPRPPIGSIPPSETYPPYPGILLRIGSQGENVLLMQQYLSVISKIYTALPRPTVDGIFGNGTQSAVIAFQKQFGLTPDGIIGSATWNRIGEEYNKITTSESHRSI, from the coding sequence ATGGGCTTGGGATATATAAAAGTAGAAGTACGTACCGGCAACGGCACTTTACCTGTGCCAGTGGCAAAAGTTGTTATTAGAGACAGCAGTGGGAAGGTTCTTTATCAGCTCGAAACGGGGGAGAACGGAAATACTGAAGCAGTGCCATTACATGCGCCAGATAAAGTACAGACGTTGCGACACGACAATCCAGGTCCATATTATGCAACATATGATGTTGAAGTTAACAAAGAGAAGTTTATTTCGAGTGCTGTTCGTGGTGTACAGGTATTTGATACGATAGTATCTACACTACCTGTAGACATGTCACCTGTACCAAGAACATTTGAAAAAAGCAATTTGGTAAGGGAAGTGAGTATTTCATCCCACGGGCTTCTCAACCAAGTGAACCGCAAACAAACGGTTCCTTCAATAAAGCCTAAAGTGCTGCGTGATGTAGCCATTCCTGAGTATATTACAGTCCATCTGGCTAGCCCCGATTCACCAGCAAAAAATGTTCGGGTTAAATTCATCGACTATATTAAAAATGTAGCGTCAAGCGAGATTTATCCAACCTGGCCTCCATCCGCTATTGAAGCGAATATATATGCTCAAATCACTTTTACATTAAACAGGGTATACACGGAATGGTATAGATCAAGAGGATACGAGTTCGATATATCCAATTCAACAAGTGTTGATCAAGCATTTGTAGAGGGTAGAGATATATTTGAAAACATAAGTAGTATTGTCGACGGTATATTTAACAACTTTGTTCGAAGAAAGGGACGAAAAGAGCCGTTTTTCACACAATTTTGCAACGGTACAACGTCAATTTGTCCAGGCGGACTTTCACAGTGGGGGACAGTCCCACTTGCAGAAGAAGGCATGACTCCCATTGAAATACTTAAATATTACTATCCTGATGACATTGAATTAGTGGAGGTTACTAATATAATTAGCGTAACCGAGTCATATCCCGGAACACCTTTGCGGGAAGGGAGTCAAGGTTACCCTGTTCAATCTATGCAAAGATATTTGAATAGAATCCGAGCAAACTATCCGCTTATTCCGCAAATATTAAATTCCAACGGAGTGTTTGGGAGTGACACTACTGAAGCGGTAAAAACATTTCAGGGTATTTTCGGTTTACCGCAGGATGGGGTAATTGGTAAAGATACATGGTATAAGATATCCTATTTATACGTAGCAGTAAAGAAGCTTGGAGAACTTCAAAGTGAAGGCGAATGGATTGACATAGGAGAAGCACCACCAAACGTGGTTTTAAAAGAAGGTTCAAAAGGTGCCGATGTTGCTCAACTGCAATTTATCTTAAATACAATCTCAGCGTTTTATCCTACTGTACCTCCTGTAATACGAGATGGAACATTTAGAACCACAACGAAAACATCTGTTACAGACTTTCAAAAAACATTTAACTTAACGCCCGATGGTATTGTTGGTCCTGTTGTTTGGGAGATGCTTTATAAAGTGTATAAAGGAATTGATCAAAATATTCAAATCCCTAGGCCCCCAATAGGAAGTATTCCTCCGTCTGAAACGTATCCGCCATACCCTGGAATACTTCTACGTATAGGCTCTCAAGGGGAAAATGTTTTATTAATGCAACAGTATCTAAGTGTAATTTCTAAGATTTATACAGCTCTACCTAGACCTACAGTAGATGGTATTTTTGGAAATGGCACACAAAGTGCTGTAATTGCTTTTCAAAAGCAATTTGGTCTGACACCTGATGGAATTATAGGATCAGCCACGTGGAATAGAATTGGAGAAGAGTATAATAAGATTACTACTTCTGAAAGCCACAGGAGTATCTAG
- a CDS encoding polysaccharide deacetylase family protein, with protein sequence MKYIYLRILFVSLLLMNVNVSAEMIKRREVEPTGKVVWEVPTQNKVIALTFDDGPSPVYTPQILALLRQYNAHATFFTIGSRVNRYPHITQQVIQAGHEIGNHTMTHPYENRNGFDRLRTEFLNAHHVLQQYEPTQPKLFRPPGGYIDNALLAEANRHGYTVILWSYHQDTRDWSSPGVQVIANHVISHARNGDIVLLHDGGGDRTQTVEALKVILPTLQKQGYQFVRVSELLRYRSVPSSK encoded by the coding sequence ATGAAATATATATATTTGCGTATTCTTTTTGTAAGCCTATTGCTAATGAATGTAAACGTTTCAGCAGAAATGATTAAAAGAAGGGAGGTAGAACCGACTGGGAAAGTGGTCTGGGAGGTGCCAACACAAAATAAGGTCATTGCACTGACGTTCGATGATGGACCAAGTCCTGTTTATACGCCTCAAATTTTGGCGCTTTTACGTCAATACAATGCTCATGCCACATTTTTTACCATCGGTAGTCGCGTCAACCGCTATCCCCACATCACGCAGCAAGTAATTCAGGCTGGTCATGAGATTGGCAATCATACGATGACGCATCCTTATGAAAATCGAAACGGATTTGACCGCTTGCGCACAGAATTTTTGAATGCTCATCATGTACTACAACAATATGAACCAACTCAACCTAAGCTCTTTCGCCCACCTGGAGGCTATATTGACAATGCATTGCTCGCAGAAGCAAATCGCCATGGCTACACAGTTATATTATGGTCTTATCATCAGGATACAAGGGACTGGTCTTCTCCAGGTGTACAAGTAATTGCCAATCATGTCATTTCCCATGCCAGAAACGGAGATATTGTGTTGCTACATGACGGGGGAGGAGATCGCACGCAAACAGTCGAAGCCCTAAAGGTTATTTTGCCTACGCTACAAAAGCAAGGATATCAATTTGTACGGGTGTCGGAATTGTTGCGATATAGATCGGTTCCTTCTAGTAAGTAG
- a CDS encoding GerAB/ArcD/ProY family transporter: MSKNKIDGLQLFCLIMLFELGSALLFDVGKDAGKQGWMTVLLGTVIGCILYFLYTSLYKYYPTLPLTSYAQKIMGKYIGWTIGVLYVLYFIYLSARVLRDFSSLLIITAYNQTPLFLIALFMIVSTTYLIMHGLKVMGRLATLCFAFTMTILITLILLEALTHLAHLNNLLPIVMYDWKPIMKSLFPTVVTVPFGEMVAFTMLLPFLKKSNQARKVGWLALLCSGIYLSFSSAWHVMILGEKSVQQLHFPILSSVSLIDIANFVTRLGAFVVTIIVILGFFKISVFFYCAVVGISDLLKVKNQKRVAVVIGLLILTISFTMASNFLEHLKIGFEFVPYYLHIPFQIIIPSLLLFVALIKKRLQTAD; encoded by the coding sequence ATGTCCAAAAATAAGATTGATGGATTACAATTGTTTTGCCTCATCATGTTATTTGAATTAGGAAGCGCCCTTCTATTCGATGTTGGTAAAGATGCTGGTAAACAAGGATGGATGACGGTGCTTCTTGGGACCGTCATTGGTTGTATCCTGTATTTCCTGTATACGTCACTGTATAAGTACTATCCAACTCTTCCTCTCACAAGCTACGCACAAAAAATTATGGGGAAATACATCGGATGGACAATTGGAGTTTTATATGTATTGTATTTCATTTATTTATCGGCGCGTGTTCTACGTGATTTTTCATCTTTGCTTATCATAACAGCATACAATCAAACACCTCTGTTTCTTATCGCACTTTTTATGATTGTAAGCACCACGTATCTCATTATGCACGGGCTAAAGGTGATGGGGCGATTAGCAACTCTTTGTTTTGCTTTTACCATGACAATATTGATTACACTGATCTTGTTAGAAGCATTGACTCATCTCGCACATCTCAATAACCTGCTTCCCATTGTAATGTACGATTGGAAACCCATTATGAAAAGCCTGTTTCCAACAGTTGTAACTGTACCGTTTGGAGAGATGGTAGCTTTTACAATGTTGCTGCCTTTTTTGAAAAAATCCAATCAAGCACGAAAGGTTGGCTGGCTTGCTTTGTTATGCAGCGGCATCTATTTAAGCTTCTCATCCGCTTGGCACGTGATGATTTTAGGGGAAAAAAGTGTACAGCAGCTTCATTTTCCTATCCTATCATCGGTTTCACTTATAGATATTGCCAATTTTGTGACTAGGTTAGGTGCATTTGTTGTTACCATTATTGTGATATTGGGATTCTTTAAGATTTCTGTCTTTTTTTATTGTGCAGTTGTTGGTATATCTGATTTATTAAAAGTGAAAAATCAAAAGCGGGTTGCTGTAGTAATTGGATTACTCATTTTAACCATTTCTTTTACGATGGCTTCAAACTTTCTAGAGCATCTTAAGATAGGATTCGAATTTGTTCCGTATTATTTGCACATTCCTTTTCAAATTATAATCCCCTCGCTTCTTTTATTTGTAGCTCTTATAAAGAAAAGGCTGCAAACTGCGGATTGA
- a CDS encoding Ger(x)C family spore germination protein, with protein MKVKTILSLSTIALCMFLLSGCGNYAELNRLALVVAIGIDKPAVEKDTYRVTLQVVKPKASAAGTTGGGGDGVPFVNYTGEGRTLIEAMKSTSVKLSRKGFYSHTTMIVVDENTARDNILKVVDFMSRNTGIPLKTSVVIARNTTAEQILQSLTPLDTITGVSFFYQIKNAQDILGSYFNATVHDLMLYTRPGDDLAVNGIELTKNKEQAKKKDNTEKAEPAIPIMKGMGLFKKGKLVHWLDEKESRSLVIAFNQFKAAHITVPCGEHAYASLAINFSKVKKQVVMKQGIPHITARIKLKGFINEASCAYDLSKPEALKKIEHEVEVTIRDEFMDSVRESQAHESGVFAFGYALHTQHPQQWEKYKNEWYELEKKAKLQVVVDVSLEHAGIREEANMN; from the coding sequence ATGAAAGTTAAAACAATTCTCAGCTTAAGCACAATTGCTTTGTGTATGTTCTTGCTTTCTGGCTGTGGCAATTATGCAGAATTAAATAGACTTGCATTAGTAGTTGCGATAGGCATTGATAAGCCTGCGGTAGAAAAGGATACATATCGTGTAACTCTTCAGGTCGTGAAGCCCAAAGCAAGTGCTGCGGGAACAACAGGCGGAGGCGGAGACGGTGTGCCCTTCGTAAATTATACCGGTGAAGGACGTACGCTCATTGAAGCAATGAAAAGTACCTCAGTGAAGCTTTCGCGAAAAGGATTTTACTCGCATACCACCATGATTGTTGTTGATGAAAATACCGCTAGAGACAATATATTGAAGGTGGTTGATTTTATGTCTCGTAATACAGGGATACCACTAAAAACCTCTGTTGTCATCGCGCGTAACACAACGGCAGAACAGATTTTACAATCTCTTACGCCATTGGACACAATAACGGGTGTTTCCTTTTTTTATCAAATCAAAAATGCCCAGGATATTCTTGGCTCGTATTTCAATGCCACTGTTCATGATCTCATGTTATATACACGTCCTGGTGATGATTTAGCAGTAAACGGGATAGAACTTACAAAGAACAAAGAACAAGCAAAAAAGAAAGACAATACAGAAAAAGCAGAGCCTGCTATCCCCATTATGAAAGGTATGGGATTATTTAAAAAAGGAAAGCTTGTACATTGGTTGGATGAAAAGGAGTCAAGATCGCTTGTTATAGCTTTCAATCAATTTAAGGCAGCTCACATTACAGTTCCTTGCGGTGAACACGCATATGCATCTTTGGCTATCAACTTCTCTAAAGTTAAAAAGCAGGTGGTAATGAAGCAAGGTATCCCTCATATAACGGCACGGATAAAATTGAAGGGATTTATTAATGAAGCATCGTGTGCATACGACTTAAGCAAGCCAGAGGCATTAAAAAAAATAGAACATGAAGTAGAAGTAACAATTCGAGACGAATTTATGGATTCTGTACGGGAAAGCCAAGCGCATGAAAGCGGCGTATTTGCTTTTGGTTATGCGTTGCATACACAACACCCGCAACAATGGGAAAAATATAAAAATGAATGGTACGAATTAGAAAAGAAAGCAAAGTTACAGGTAGTCGTTGATGTATCTCTAGAGCATGCAGGTATTCGAGAAGAAGCGAATATGAATTAA
- a CDS encoding spore germination protein gives MKDLQHRQQALLNDLEQNIEEIQSYLGNCSDLILRRFDVGENRVAVIHIDGISNTEMIQQFIIAPIQTLKNTERLSFSMLFRYLNEDTIAISDIKTETNWDNTLRSVLAGNTIILLDGVAEAMLAGTRKVEGRSIAESTTQTLVRGPKDSFTESLRTNTALIRMRMTDPQLRIDALQIGQVTHTDLAILYIQDIAKPSLVSAVKKRLKAISIDAILESGYLEPFIQDKKFSLFPTILNTERPDVVTANLLEGRVAIIINGTPFALIAPATFFQFFQSPEDYYQHYDISSLLRILRIGAFFAAMLAPAIYIALTTQHQAMLPTALVINIASQREGVPFPTIVEAFMMEIAFELLREAGIRMPRAVGQAGAIVGALILGQTAVQAGVVSAATIIVVSLTAIASLTIPYYNITITARLLRFLSMLTAGFLGLYGIVLFLLVLGTYICTISSFGVPYLTPVTPFILDEQKDTFLRLPIPFLRKRPSTGRRGNKMRMGQLSGEEDES, from the coding sequence ATGAAAGATTTGCAGCATCGGCAACAAGCGCTCTTAAACGACTTAGAACAAAATATTGAAGAGATTCAATCTTATTTGGGAAATTGTTCAGATTTAATTTTACGCAGATTTGATGTAGGAGAAAATCGGGTGGCTGTGATTCATATTGATGGTATTTCTAATACGGAAATGATTCAACAATTCATTATTGCTCCTATTCAAACTCTTAAAAATACGGAGAGATTAAGCTTCTCGATGCTGTTTCGTTACTTAAACGAAGATACGATAGCTATTTCAGATATAAAGACCGAAACGAATTGGGATAATACGCTGCGGTCGGTTTTAGCAGGAAATACGATTATCCTCCTAGATGGAGTAGCTGAAGCTATGCTAGCAGGAACTCGTAAAGTAGAGGGGCGGTCCATTGCTGAGTCAACTACACAGACTTTGGTTCGCGGTCCAAAAGATAGCTTCACTGAATCACTGCGGACCAATACAGCTCTTATTCGTATGCGCATGACAGACCCGCAATTACGCATTGACGCTTTACAAATCGGTCAGGTAACTCATACAGATTTGGCCATTTTATATATTCAGGATATCGCTAAACCTTCGCTGGTTTCTGCAGTGAAAAAAAGATTAAAAGCTATATCAATAGATGCCATTTTAGAATCAGGCTACTTAGAACCTTTTATACAAGACAAAAAGTTTTCTCTTTTCCCAACGATTCTAAATACAGAAAGACCCGATGTAGTAACGGCTAATTTGTTAGAAGGACGTGTAGCTATTATTATCAATGGCACTCCCTTTGCTTTGATTGCACCGGCGACATTTTTTCAATTTTTCCAGTCGCCAGAAGATTATTATCAGCACTATGACATTAGTTCACTTCTACGTATTCTTCGAATTGGAGCTTTTTTTGCCGCTATGTTAGCACCTGCCATTTATATTGCTCTTACAACACAACATCAGGCGATGCTACCAACGGCGCTTGTAATCAATATTGCTTCCCAACGTGAAGGGGTACCGTTTCCTACCATTGTAGAAGCTTTTATGATGGAAATCGCATTCGAGCTGCTTCGAGAAGCCGGTATTCGCATGCCAAGAGCTGTAGGACAAGCTGGTGCTATTGTAGGAGCATTGATTTTGGGTCAAACTGCAGTACAAGCAGGTGTGGTTTCAGCTGCGACTATCATCGTTGTATCTCTGACAGCCATCGCCAGCTTAACCATTCCATATTACAATATCACAATCACCGCGCGCTTGCTTCGCTTTCTTTCAATGCTTACAGCTGGTTTTTTAGGCTTGTATGGGATTGTTTTATTTCTGCTAGTATTAGGGACATATATATGTACAATCAGCTCATTCGGTGTACCGTATTTAACACCGGTTACGCCGTTTATACTAGATGAGCAAAAAGATACTTTTTTGCGTTTGCCAATTCCTTTTTTAAGGAAGCGCCCTTCAACAGGTCGACGAGGAAATAAAATGCGTATGGGACAATTAAGTGGTGAAGAAGATGAAAGTTAA